From Primulina tabacum isolate GXHZ01 chromosome 2, ASM2559414v2, whole genome shotgun sequence, one genomic window encodes:
- the LOC142537771 gene encoding uncharacterized protein LOC142537771: MDVNAYCTKLRTLWDELKDFQPVSVCNCGSMKDWVNYQNQECVMQFLMGLNESYTQIRAQILMMDPIPVISKIFSLVVQEERQRSIHKDIVSSSVNLSTDQDSLTQQSSVVAVAKGNQYSKENAKGNQYGKENQYIKESAGDKPTCSHCHLKCHTIDKCYKVHGYPVGHPRYKQQQWNSGRQIHFNQTHTSSAPSVNSAAGSLSPDQCRQLITFLSSQLQLGHSNTLATQQTEPSASCFSGIYSLSFGPNLSLNSSWILDTGATHHICCSLSLLYSSKLCSSKVTLPDNSVVWATHVGSVQLSPDLCLDDV, encoded by the coding sequence ATGGATGTTAATGCATATTGCACCAAATTACGGACTCTCTGGGATGAATTGAAGGACTTCCAACCTGTATCTGTGTGTAATTGTGGATCAATGAAAGATTGGGTCAATTATCAGAATCAAGAGTGTGTGATGCAGTTTTTGATGGGACTGAATGAGTCTTATACACAGATCCGTGCTCAAATATTGATGATGGATCCAATCCCTGTGATTTCTAAAATCTTCTCCTTGGTGGTTCAAGAAGAAAGGCAGCGGTCCATACATAAAGACATTGTAAGCTCTTCTGTGAACCTGTCTACTGATCAGGATTCTCTCACTCAACAATCCTCTGTGGTGGCTGTGGCAAAGGGGAATCAATACAGTAAAGAGAATGCGAAAGGGAATCAATATGGTAAAGAGAATCAGTACATTAAGGAGAGTGCTGGTGATAAGCCGACTTGTTCCCATTGTCATCTTAAATGCCATACCATTGACAAATGTTACAAAGTTCATGGATATCCGGTTGGGCATCCGAGGTATAAACAACAACAATGGAATAGTGGTCGACAGATACACTTCAATCAAACACACACCTCCTCTGCTCCCTCAGTCAACTCAGCAGCGGGTTCTCTAAGTCCTGATCAGTGTAGACAACTCATTACCTTCTTGAGTTCACAGCTTCAGCTTGGTCATTCCAACACACTAGCCACGCAACAGACTGAACCCTCTGCTTCTTGCTTTAGTGGTATATATTCCTTATCCTTTGGTCCTAATCTTTCTCTTAATTCAAGTTGGATATTAGACACGGGGGCAACTCATCACATTTGTTGCTCTTTGAGCCTTTTATATTCAAGCAAGTTATGCTCTTCAAAGGTTACTCTACCTGATAACTCTGTGGTTTGGGCTACACATGTTGGCTCTGTGCAGCTGTCCCCTGATTTATGTTTGGATGATGTGTAA
- the LOC142532804 gene encoding lysM domain receptor-like kinase 3 — protein sequence MNISSHKTTIFLQSIIFYGLVFACLNGESKCRKGCDLALASYYVWEGSNLTYISNIFSRNIPEILSYNPHVPSPDNIVSGTRINVPFSCDCLNGDFLGHTFEYTTQVGDTYVKIAGSAFSNLTTAYWIQRVNVYDPTNLPDYYPINVTVNCSCGDRRVSRDYGLLATYALRPGESLESLANESGLPANLLRQYNPGSDFGAGAGIVFLPAKDQNGTYPPFKSSSSAGISGAAIAGISVAAVVGATFLAVCIYFFFYRRKKVMEESFVRDNQNGHVENASKSGPLVTSGSPKQKGITVDKSVEFSFEELAISTNYFDLSCKIGQGGFGSVYYGELRGEKAAIKKMDMQASKEFLAELNVLTHVHHVNLVRLIGYCVEGSLFLVYEYIDNGNLSQHLRRKEMEPLPWSTRVQIALDSARGLEYIHEHTVPVYIHRDIKSANILIDKNFRAKVADFGLAKLTEVGSASLQTRLVGTFGYMPPEYAQYGDVSPKIDVYAFGVVLLELISAKEAIVKTNEIISESKGLVSLFEAALNQSNQTDSLRELVDPMLGGDYPIESVSKVAHLAKACTHENPQLRPTMRSIVVALMTLSSSTEEWDIGSFYENQGLDTLISGR from the exons ATGAACATTTCATCACATAAAACCACAATTTTCCTGCAATCGATCATCTTCTACGGTCTTGTATTCGCATGTCTTAATGGTGAATCCAAGTGCAGGAAGGGCTGCGACCTCGCCTTAGCTTCATACTACGTTTGGGAAGGCTCGAATCTCACTTACATCAGCAACATATTCAGTCGAAATATCCCAGAGATCCTGAGCTACAATCCCCATGTTCCCAGCCCGGATAACATCGTAAGCGGGACCAGAATCAACGTCCCGTTCTCGTGCGATTGCCTCAATGGAGATTTCTTGGGGCACACTTTTGAATACACGACTCAGGTGGGAGACACGTACGTGAAGATCGCCGGCTCGGCATTTTCTAATCTGACGACCGCTTACTGGATTCAGCGGGTCAACGTGTACGACCCGACAAATCTGCCCGATTATTACCCGATCAACGTCACGGTGAACTGCTCGTGTGGCGATCGACGCGTTTCAAGAGATTATGGGCTGCTTGCGACGTATGCTCTTCGTCCGGGTGAGAGCTTGGAGTCTCTCGCAAACGAGTCTGGTCTTCCGGCAAACTTGTTGCGACAGTACAACCCGGGATCCGATTTCGGGGCTGGAGCAGGGATAGTTTTCTTGCCCGCCAAAG ATCAGAATGGAACTTATCCACCATTCAAGTCAAG TTCAAGTG CAGGAATCTCGGGTGCAGCCATCGCTGGCATATCGGTTGCAGCAGTTGTTGGGGCAACCTTTTTGGCAGTGTGCATCTATTTTTTCTTCTACAGAAGAAAAAAGGTGATGGAAGAATCATTTGTCCGTGACAACCAAAATGGACATG TGGAGAATGCTTCAAAATCTGGTCCACTTGTCACTAGTGGTTCTCCAAAACAGAAGGGTATCACCGTGGATAAATCAGTGGAGTTCTCTTTTGAAGAACTGGCCATTTCTACCAATTATTTCGACTTGTCTTGCAAAATAGGCCAAGGTGGCTTTGGATCTGTTTATTATGGAGAATTAAGAGGCGAG AAAGCTGCAATCAAGAAGATGGATATGCAGGCATCCAAGGAGTTCCTGGCTGAGTTGAATGTTTTAACACACGTTCATCATGTGAACTTG GTGCGTTTGATAGGATATTGTGTTGAAGGTTCCTTGTTTTTAGTTTACGAGTACATTGACAATGGTAACCTTAGTCAACATTTGCGTAGAAAAG aaaTGGAACCATTACCCTGGTCTACCAGGGTGCAAATTGCTCTTGATTCTGCTAGAGGACTTGAATACATCCATGAGCATACGGTTCCCGTCTACATTCATCGTGACATTAAATctgcaaatattttgattgacaAAAATTTCCGTGCTAAG GTTGCTGATTTTGGCCTTGCTAAACTTACTGAAGTGGGAAGTGCTTCTTTGCAAACACGTCTTGTGGGAACTTTTGGATACATGCCTCCGGA GTATGCACAGTATGGTGATGTCTCTCCAAAGATAGATGTGTATGCTTTTGGTGTCGTTCTTCTCGAGCTAATATCCGCAAAAGAAGCAATAGTGAAGACAAATGAAATCATCTCAGAGTCAAAAGGCCTTGTTTCTCTG TTTGAGGCTGCCTTAAACCAGTCGAATCAAACAGATTCTCTACGAGAACTCGTTGATCCGATGCTTGGTGGTGACTATCCCATTGAATCTGTCTCAAAG GTAGCCCATCTTGCCAAAGCTTGCACACACGAAAATCCTCAACTAAGACCGACAATGAGGTCGATTGTTGTTGCGCTGATGACACTATCATCTTCAACCGAGGAATGGGACATTGGATCCTTCTATGAAAACCAAGGTTTAGATACTCTAATTTCAGGTAGATAG